A DNA window from Flavisolibacter ginsenosidimutans contains the following coding sequences:
- a CDS encoding alpha/beta hydrolase-fold protein, giving the protein MKAYYLFVFLALWNSLSAQKVKGLKTDTAAQKALIIKTERERIRSLVAANMPIAQQLHADDFQLITPTGNPLSKEQYLGMIGSKYLQYNWEPGDITVKMYGDDAAVIRYTDKIFQVTVNGNLVNDGRFTHTDLYEKRQGKWQAVWSQASGQNISSLVMNGVTFVKKDYTLTNTQQYDFTSGINAKSYRLFVALPPNYKAASDDTTRYNVLYVLDGNDEWPLVVESHRVLRTAFGGMNNPEGRDFIIVGIGYPVIPYWNTTPYRTSDYTPVQDAGEDSVLTSAFGVNLTTGGAPQFLQVVKNEIIHFVEHNFRTTNDRGIIGHSFGAGFVAYSLFEEPELFSRYGMLSPNFFRDTNFLLNLESRFAKSHAELNKQIFVARGSRETSAITNSSSQMIDSLNRHYYKGLAVQSAVFPDEMHFSVLPAEISRALQSLNYDLRVVQHKN; this is encoded by the coding sequence ATGAAAGCTTACTATCTTTTTGTTTTCTTAGCACTTTGGAACAGCCTGAGTGCGCAAAAGGTAAAAGGATTAAAAACCGATACGGCAGCGCAAAAAGCCTTGATCATTAAGACCGAACGTGAACGGATTAGATCACTTGTTGCGGCCAACATGCCCATAGCCCAACAGCTTCACGCCGATGATTTTCAATTGATCACTCCTACCGGCAACCCGCTTAGCAAAGAACAATATTTGGGAATGATTGGATCAAAATACCTGCAATATAATTGGGAGCCGGGAGACATAACCGTAAAAATGTATGGCGACGATGCAGCTGTTATTCGCTATACGGATAAAATATTTCAGGTAACGGTAAACGGAAACCTTGTAAACGATGGAAGATTTACGCATACTGATTTGTACGAGAAACGACAAGGCAAATGGCAGGCCGTGTGGTCACAAGCCTCGGGACAGAACATAAGCTCTTTGGTGATGAATGGCGTTACGTTCGTCAAGAAGGATTACACCTTGACCAATACACAGCAGTATGATTTTACCTCGGGCATCAATGCCAAAAGCTACCGCCTATTTGTAGCCCTTCCTCCTAATTACAAAGCCGCATCGGACGACACAACTCGCTATAATGTCTTGTATGTTTTAGACGGCAACGATGAGTGGCCGCTCGTTGTGGAAAGCCATCGCGTGCTGCGCACGGCGTTTGGTGGCATGAACAATCCCGAAGGACGTGATTTTATTATTGTGGGTATTGGCTATCCGGTTATTCCGTATTGGAATACGACGCCGTACCGCACCAGTGATTATACGCCGGTGCAGGATGCAGGAGAAGATTCTGTTTTAACGAGTGCCTTTGGAGTCAATCTAACTACCGGTGGCGCTCCTCAGTTTTTACAGGTTGTAAAAAATGAGATCATTCATTTTGTCGAGCATAATTTCCGCACGACAAACGATCGTGGTATAATTGGCCACTCATTTGGAGCCGGTTTTGTTGCGTATAGTTTATTTGAGGAACCAGAACTTTTCAGCCGTTATGGTATGTTGAGTCCCAACTTTTTCCGCGATACCAACTTTTTACTAAACCTAGAGTCACGCTTTGCAAAAAGCCATGCCGAACTGAATAAGCAAATATTTGTTGCAAGAGGATCGCGGGAGACGAGTGCGATCACTAACTCCAGCTCGCAAATGATTGATTCGCTGAACAGGCATTACTACAAGGGACTTGCTGTGCAATCTGCTGTTTTTCCGGATGAAATGCATTTCTCGGTTCTTCCTGCTGAGATAAGCCGTGCTTTACAGTCATTGAACTATGACCTTCGGGTTGTACAGCATAAAAATTAA